One part of the Thermoanaerobacterium sp. CMT5567-10 genome encodes these proteins:
- a CDS encoding beta-galactosidase, giving the protein MCKCKSISEKYPHFLHGGDYNPDQWLDYPKILDEDIRLMKLANWNVVSLGIFAWAAIEPEEGNYQFEWLDSIMDKLYDNGIYVILATPSAAPPAWLVQKYPEIARVDSNRARHLFGGRQNHCFTSPIYREKVSNINRKLAERYKDHPALIAWHVSNEYGNDCHCDLCQEAFRTWLKKKYNNDIKRLNHEWWSYFWSHTFTDWSQIQTPSPRGETTIHGLNLDYKRFVTDQTIDFFKNEIAPLKELTPNIPITTNFMGTFPGLNYWKFAKHLDIISWDSYPTWHGNEEDWVVAYKTAFVYDINRSLKGGQPFMLMESTPSVTNWQPVSKLKRPGMHALSSIQAVAHGADTVQYFQWRKSRGGYEKFHGAVVDHCGHENIRVFKDVKEVGEILKRLDPIIGTSAKPEVAIIYDWENSWAIEDAKGPRQEKKDYLLTCQSHYRPFWSKGIPVDVIDMESDFNKYKLLIAPMLYMLKEGVAEKIKQFVKNGGTFVTTYLSGIVNENDLCYLGGFPGPLKEVLGIWSEEIDALHDKDENYVVFNEANELGVRGEYKAKELCEIIHLEGARDLAKYKEGFYVGYPAVTVNSYGNGKAYYISFRNNEDFVNDFYGKIIELLNIKRSIDIDLPIGVTAQSRTDGNREFVFLLNFTDEKKEIDLKDIEYIDIVDNGILSGKVILPTYGFKIIEKRN; this is encoded by the coding sequence ATGTGTAAGTGTAAATCAATAAGTGAAAAATATCCACACTTTCTTCATGGTGGAGATTATAATCCTGACCAATGGTTAGATTATCCTAAAATTTTGGACGAAGATATAAGATTGATGAAATTAGCCAATTGGAATGTGGTAAGCCTTGGTATATTCGCATGGGCAGCCATAGAACCAGAAGAAGGCAATTATCAATTTGAATGGCTGGACAGTATAATGGATAAATTGTATGATAATGGAATATATGTCATACTTGCAACACCTAGTGCTGCACCTCCGGCATGGCTTGTGCAAAAGTATCCAGAAATAGCGAGGGTTGATTCAAATAGAGCAAGGCATCTTTTTGGAGGAAGGCAGAACCACTGCTTTACATCACCAATATACAGAGAAAAAGTAAGTAATATTAATAGAAAATTAGCAGAGAGATATAAGGACCATCCAGCTTTAATTGCTTGGCATGTATCAAATGAATACGGTAATGATTGCCATTGCGATTTATGTCAAGAAGCATTCAGAACTTGGCTTAAGAAAAAATACAATAACGATATAAAAAGATTAAATCATGAGTGGTGGAGCTACTTTTGGAGCCATACATTTACAGATTGGTCACAGATACAAACGCCTTCACCGCGCGGTGAAACAACGATACATGGATTAAATTTAGATTACAAGAGATTTGTAACAGATCAGACGATAGATTTTTTTAAAAATGAGATTGCACCTTTAAAAGAGTTAACACCCAATATACCTATAACAACTAATTTTATGGGGACTTTTCCTGGGCTTAACTATTGGAAATTTGCTAAACATCTTGATATCATATCATGGGACAGCTATCCGACTTGGCATGGAAACGAAGAGGATTGGGTAGTTGCATATAAAACAGCATTTGTCTACGACATCAATCGTTCACTTAAAGGTGGGCAGCCATTCATGCTTATGGAGAGCACACCAAGTGTTACAAATTGGCAGCCTGTCTCAAAATTGAAAAGACCAGGAATGCATGCTTTATCATCAATACAAGCAGTTGCACATGGAGCAGATACTGTTCAGTATTTTCAATGGAGAAAAAGCAGGGGAGGATATGAAAAATTTCATGGTGCAGTAGTAGATCACTGTGGACATGAAAACATAAGAGTATTTAAAGATGTTAAAGAAGTAGGAGAAATACTAAAAAGGTTAGATCCGATTATAGGCACATCTGCAAAACCAGAGGTGGCTATAATTTACGATTGGGAGAACAGTTGGGCGATAGAAGATGCAAAAGGTCCGAGGCAAGAAAAAAAGGATTACCTTTTGACGTGCCAATCACACTATAGACCATTTTGGAGTAAAGGCATTCCGGTAGATGTAATCGACATGGAAAGCGATTTTAATAAGTACAAATTATTAATAGCACCAATGCTTTATATGTTAAAGGAAGGTGTAGCTGAAAAGATAAAGCAATTCGTAAAAAATGGTGGAACTTTTGTAACGACTTATTTAAGTGGCATAGTAAACGAAAATGATCTTTGCTATCTAGGTGGCTTTCCTGGACCGCTGAAAGAGGTATTGGGGATTTGGAGCGAAGAAATAGACGCATTGCACGACAAAGATGAAAATTATGTAGTCTTTAATGAAGCTAACGAATTAGGCGTTAGAGGTGAATATAAAGCAAAGGAGCTTTGCGAAATTATTCATCTTGAAGGAGCAAGAGATTTAGCCAAATACAAAGAAGGCTTCTATGTAGGTTATCCTGCAGTAACTGTCAATAGTTATGGCAATGGGAAAGCCTATTATATATCATTTAGGAACAATGAAGATTTTGTCAATGATTTTTATGGCAAAATAATAGAACTTTTAAATATAAAAAGATCGATAGATATTGATTTGCCAATTGGAGTCACTGCTCAATCGAGGACAGATGGAAATAGAGAATTTGTATTCTTGTTAAACTTCACAGATGAGAAAAAGGAAATAGATTTGAAAGACATTGAATATATAGATATAGTAGATAACGGCATATTAAGCGGAAAAGTTATATTGCCGACTTATGGATTTAAGATTATAGAAAAGAGAAACTAA
- a CDS encoding alpha-L-fucosidase: protein MGPNKMESIDWFTNARFGMFIHWGLYAIPARGEWVRSQERISNEDYEIYFSEFNPINYVPQKWAQLAKYAGMKYAVMTAKHHDGFCLFDSKLTDYKSTNTPAKRDIIKDYVDAFRKENLRVGLYYSLLDWHHDEYPAYNDPYHPMRGNELFRNKKYDFSKYIDYMHGQVRELTTDYGKLDIIWFDFSYDDKTGDAWRASDLVKMVRSNQPEILINSRLGGNLKSRNPEIYAGDFATPEQMIPTEGVFDELGNPVPWEACITMNDHWGYCAIDKNFKSAKQIIRLLVECVSKDGNLLLNVGPNAKGEIPEKSVEVLLQIGKWMNKNSDSIYNCGSSELPKPEWGRYTKNGKKLYAHIFERGLGPIVLKGLKGKINKARLLSDLSEIKVNDNWHDNLDDQDCAFLDVRWTELPDEIDTVIELELK from the coding sequence ATGGGGCCAAATAAAATGGAATCCATTGATTGGTTTACAAATGCCCGCTTTGGTATGTTTATACATTGGGGATTGTATGCGATTCCTGCGCGAGGTGAATGGGTACGAAGTCAAGAAAGAATATCTAATGAAGATTATGAAATATATTTTAGTGAATTTAACCCAATAAATTATGTTCCTCAAAAATGGGCCCAATTGGCTAAATATGCAGGAATGAAATATGCTGTAATGACTGCGAAACATCATGATGGATTTTGCTTATTTGATAGCAAATTGACTGATTATAAATCTACAAATACACCAGCCAAAAGAGACATTATAAAGGATTATGTGGATGCATTTCGAAAGGAAAATTTGCGTGTCGGATTATACTATTCATTACTTGATTGGCATCACGATGAATATCCGGCATATAATGATCCTTATCATCCAATGAGAGGGAATGAATTATTTAGAAACAAGAAGTATGATTTTTCCAAGTATATAGATTACATGCACGGTCAGGTGAGAGAGCTTACAACAGATTATGGTAAGTTAGATATTATATGGTTTGACTTTTCTTATGATGATAAAACAGGAGATGCATGGCGAGCATCAGATCTTGTCAAAATGGTTCGCTCTAATCAACCAGAAATATTAATAAACAGTAGATTGGGCGGCAATCTAAAATCAAGAAATCCTGAAATATATGCGGGTGATTTTGCAACACCTGAGCAGATGATTCCAACTGAAGGCGTTTTTGATGAATTGGGCAACCCTGTGCCATGGGAAGCATGCATAACAATGAATGATCATTGGGGGTATTGTGCAATAGATAAAAACTTTAAATCCGCAAAACAGATTATAAGACTTTTGGTAGAATGTGTGAGTAAAGATGGCAATTTGCTTTTAAATGTTGGTCCAAATGCCAAAGGGGAAATACCAGAAAAATCTGTGGAGGTACTTTTACAAATAGGTAAATGGATGAATAAAAATAGTGATAGTATTTACAATTGCGGGTCATCTGAACTGCCAAAGCCAGAGTGGGGAAGGTACACAAAAAACGGAAAAAAACTATATGCACATATTTTTGAAAGAGGTTTAGGACCAATAGTATTGAAGGGATTAAAAGGGAAAATAAATAAGGCCAGATTGCTATCTGATCTTTCAGAAATTAAAGTCAATGATAATTGGCATGACAATTTAGATGATCAAGATTGCGCATTTCTTGACGTTCGGTGGACAGAACTTCCGGACGAAATCGATACTGTAATTGAGTTGGAATTAAAATAA
- a CDS encoding carbohydrate ABC transporter permease, producing the protein MNADSVNKPNLSSKKFTIFKVRNDRGLGDIIFDFFNHVFFILFGLICLFPFYYLFINTISDNNLVSSGQILWYPKGIHFDNYLALLQVHDLATATFVSVARTIIGTALMVLASAFVGYLVTKQKMYGRRFIYRFIVITMYFNAGLIPWYLNMSMLGLTNNFWGYIIPGIVSPFNIILVKTYIESIPPDLEESAEIDGAGYFTIFWKIILPLSKPILATIAIFGAVGNWNSFTDSMILMSGNPSLYTLQYRLYIYLTSTSDLATLMNSGGSVSQNVINSVMNMRTMRMTVAMVTLIPILLVYPFMQRYFEKGIMIGAVKG; encoded by the coding sequence ATGAATGCAGATAGTGTAAATAAGCCTAATTTATCATCTAAAAAGTTTACGATATTTAAGGTCAGAAATGATAGAGGTTTAGGCGATATAATTTTTGATTTCTTTAATCATGTGTTCTTCATATTATTTGGGTTAATTTGCTTATTTCCATTTTATTATCTTTTTATAAACACCATAAGTGATAATAATTTAGTGAGTTCAGGACAGATATTATGGTACCCTAAAGGAATTCACTTTGATAATTACTTGGCTTTGCTACAAGTACATGATCTTGCAACTGCAACATTTGTATCTGTAGCCAGGACTATCATTGGAACAGCATTAATGGTATTGGCATCGGCTTTTGTTGGATATTTAGTCACAAAACAAAAAATGTATGGTCGTAGATTTATTTATCGATTTATAGTAATTACCATGTATTTTAATGCTGGTTTGATTCCTTGGTATTTAAATATGTCTATGTTAGGTTTAACTAATAACTTTTGGGGATATATAATTCCGGGTATAGTATCACCATTTAATATTATATTAGTAAAAACGTACATTGAATCAATACCACCAGATCTTGAAGAAAGTGCTGAAATAGATGGGGCAGGATATTTCACTATATTCTGGAAAATCATTTTACCGCTTTCTAAGCCTATTTTAGCCACGATTGCCATATTTGGTGCTGTTGGTAACTGGAATAGCTTTACTGATTCTATGATATTAATGTCTGGAAATCCGTCATTATACACATTGCAGTATAGGCTATATATATATTTGACAAGTACGTCAGATTTAGCGACTCTCATGAATTCAGGAGGATCGGTTTCTCAAAATGTCATAAATTCAGTTATGAATATGAGGACGATGAGAATGACGGTAGCGATGGTTACTCTTATTCCAATTTTGCTGGTATATCCATTTATGCAGAGGTACTTTGAAAAAGGAATCATGATCGGTGCTGTTAAAGGATGA
- a CDS encoding sugar ABC transporter permease yields MPGTNSILVISKNQINKINTWMFLIRGCAILILISTFIPALNPAMVSSLIDKNSALFTMAASYSSLVEGFTRAINRGWVNSSTVLNIYISSLLTFLSVAAIVAGCCMTLGKLKLQRLGIKIIIIGCGGGLISLLLLFPAYYALCGSANLNAVQPMISYSYLIFAIFLIVCAILGLANIKLLPKPSENDKYEMEAKYKLFLMALPFVILCFLFSYLPLWGWRYAFFDYTPGLGLSWNNFVGLKWFEFLFKNAASRADIVRVMTNTLAMSGIGIATSFLPMAFAICLTEIRSLKLRKTIQVVTTIPNFISWVLVYSLAFAMFSTEGFVNTVLINLGLEKTATNFLMSGSHIWLKMWLWGTWKGLGWSAIIYIAAISGIDQQLYEAATVDGAGRFKKIWHITIPGLMPTFYVLLLLSIAGILSNGMDQYYVFRNAANQNSIEVLDLYVYLLGLGSGGTGNIPLATVVGMLKSVISITLLMAANWFSKLLRGESII; encoded by the coding sequence ATGCCTGGAACAAATAGTATTTTAGTGATATCAAAAAATCAGATTAATAAAATCAACACTTGGATGTTTTTGATTCGTGGATGTGCGATTTTGATTTTGATATCTACATTTATTCCTGCATTAAACCCAGCGATGGTCAGCAGTTTGATCGATAAGAATTCTGCTTTATTTACTATGGCAGCATCATACAGTTCGCTTGTAGAAGGATTTACACGAGCGATAAACAGAGGATGGGTTAATAGCAGTACAGTGCTAAATATATATATTTCTTCGCTTCTAACCTTTCTTAGCGTTGCGGCGATTGTAGCAGGTTGTTGCATGACGCTGGGTAAGTTGAAATTACAAAGATTAGGTATAAAAATTATTATTATAGGGTGTGGAGGAGGTTTAATTTCTTTGCTTCTTTTGTTTCCAGCATATTATGCTCTTTGCGGAAGTGCTAACCTTAATGCAGTTCAACCTATGATATCATATTCATATTTGATTTTTGCCATCTTTTTAATTGTTTGTGCTATATTAGGGCTTGCCAATATAAAATTACTACCCAAGCCTTCGGAAAACGATAAATATGAAATGGAAGCAAAATATAAGCTATTTTTAATGGCGCTCCCGTTTGTAATCCTTTGCTTTTTGTTCTCGTATTTACCTCTTTGGGGATGGCGCTATGCATTCTTTGACTATACTCCAGGACTTGGACTGAGTTGGAATAATTTTGTTGGACTTAAATGGTTTGAATTTTTATTTAAAAATGCAGCTAGTAGAGCTGATATTGTAAGGGTTATGACAAACACTCTTGCAATGAGTGGAATTGGCATTGCGACGTCGTTTCTTCCAATGGCTTTTGCAATTTGTCTTACAGAAATCAGATCGTTAAAATTGAGAAAAACAATTCAGGTTGTTACTACGATACCGAATTTCATTAGTTGGGTTTTGGTGTACAGCTTGGCTTTTGCTATGTTTTCTACTGAAGGCTTTGTCAACACAGTTTTGATAAATTTAGGTTTGGAAAAGACAGCCACTAATTTTCTGATGAGTGGAAGTCATATTTGGCTTAAAATGTGGTTATGGGGAACATGGAAAGGTCTTGGATGGAGTGCAATTATATACATAGCAGCTATCTCAGGTATAGATCAGCAGCTATATGAAGCAGCTACTGTGGATGGTGCTGGACGATTTAAGAAAATATGGCATATCACTATACCGGGACTGATGCCGACATTTTATGTGTTGCTTCTTTTAAGCATTGCTGGGATTCTTTCAAACGGAATGGATCAATATTATGTATTTAGGAATGCGGCAAATCAAAATTCAATTGAGGTGTTAGATTTATATGTATATCTATTAGGGCTTGGCAGCGGAGGAACTGGAAATATACCACTGGCGACGGTTGTTGGTATGTTGAAATCTGTAATCAGTATTACATTATTAATGGCTGCAAATTGGTTTTCTAAATTGCTACGTGGTGAAAGTATAATTTAG